ttttgattGTTGCTACGTGACATAGCTAGCTGGGTGCCTGTTGCAGCCAGGGCTGTCGTGCTTATTCCCACACAAAGTCAGCTAAAACGCTCGGTTACATGACCAAAAAcacaactcatacagcctgagtgtcacacacacagccacactagcatgctgCGCTAAACTAAGCCAACCATGTTAGCGTACACTGGCCATTGCTCTACAtggacatgacataacactATGAACAAacggtccgctggggaaatatttccccaacGTTCTTTCTCCTCATGATTACAGAATTTAATTTTCACTATATCCATACCCGCAAGATTCCGTGTTTAACAGTAGAATCAGTTTTAAatggccaattccgcgattcccTCTGTGATTCCATTAACATgaaaatcatagggccctaagtgTGTatccttgtgtgtttttgtaaaccACTTTTAGTAGGGAATCTTTTGCCACAAAGCGAGCACTCAaaaggtttctccccagtgtgtactcttgtgtgtctttttaaataatacttaatagagaatcttttaccgcaAAGCAAGCaggcaaaaggtttctctccagtgtgtacttgtgtgtgtctttttaaatgAGATTCAatagagaatcttttaccacaaagcgagcaggcaaaaggtttctctccagtgtgtactcttgtgtgtgtttttaaatgacatttaatagagaatcttttaccacaaagtgagcaggcaaaaggtttctccccagtgtgtaCTCTTGTGTGTGCGATTAAATTACCTTTAATAGAGAACCTTTTATCACAAAGCGAGCAgggaaaaggtttctccccaGTATGTACTCTTGTATGCACTTTCAAATCTGATTGCTTAGAGAatattttaccacaaactgagcaggctaaaggtttctctccagtgtgacGTCTGCGGTGTCTGATCAGATTTCTCTTGTCAACAAAGGTTTTGTCACATTGAGAGCATTTCcagcgtgtgttgtcagtgtgacatgtcatatcagctttagagtcttcatcatcagtgtcaggagagtgtgacgttgtgtcgtcactatctgatagtggagctaagaggttgtgtgcttgtgatcctccacagtggtctccatcagcttccgTTGTCATGTGTTGACTTAAGCTGATGTTTGGAGCCTCCGcgtctctcttctcctcactttcaccttcatcttcatcttcatcttcaccttcatcttcatcttcactcCTCACAAGTACACaaatcactgggaactcctccagtTCGTCAAgttgctctccctcctgactgatgctgtgatcctcctcttcctctttaatgtaggGGAGCTGCGGCtccccctcttcctctttaatgtgggggggctgtggctcctcctcttcctctttactGTAGGGGGGCTGTAGCTCCcactcttcctctttaatgtgggggatctgtggctcctcctccttcaccCTGGAGGTCCCCTCCTGCTGCTCAGGGTGGAGACCTTCTTCACTAACATCTGCAGGACACAGGAAGACAAAAACATGCTTTAGAAAAGTCCACCAGCATATGTTCTGACAATGACTCTGAGGATCTCATCAGTATCCCTCACGGCAATCAGAGTACCGCCAGCTGTGATTATACTCGGCGGCACTCACCGAAAGAAACAGGTTTCAGCAGCCACCTTTCTCTGAGTTTCTTGGTTGTTTCTTCAACTTTATCCCTTTATGATGGACTCTTagttagagctgcaacaatttattaattaaatcgATTAATATTCTGTTGCTCCAATGATTTGTTTAATGAGTGCAGGGTTTACGCTACATCTAATTGATCGTGGCGACCCGCCACTGCAAGATAAAAGCCGGCGCACCTTAAcaattaacttgaaaacaatattaagtaatatattgtatgaaaacatATACTGCATaagctatatagatacatatatagcgtattatttacgcacatgctgacaacaattagtttgaaaacaatttaaaatatcataaaaatgtttcactgcgtagtgtgtccagctttagacagtgatgctatcctaggggtctccaacaggtactCCAACAGCTCATAAGCTAgcggtagctcaccagctgatgttaagtagttcaccaaagaacatttgcttcacctcttacaAAACTactaagtgttctattcaaatatGACGCCTGTGTTTAaggacaaatgagcacactgagtggagataggaaataggaaaataaagtacgattaaatgttggcagtcacatcaAATAACTCGcctcttttctttttgtcaaagt
Above is a genomic segment from Dunckerocampus dactyliophorus isolate RoL2022-P2 chromosome 1, RoL_Ddac_1.1, whole genome shotgun sequence containing:
- the LOC129176734 gene encoding zinc finger and SCAN domain-containing protein 2-like, yielding MKMCKVQILRALVNQRLTAAVEEIFVAFERTIAEYEEELSRTKEENERQRQLLDAIFKKPQIVLHRADVSEEGLHPEQQEGTSRVKEEEPQIPHIKEEEWELQPPYSKEEEEEPQPPHIKEEEGEPQLPYIKEEEEDHSISQEGEQLDELEEFPVICVLVRSEDEDEGEDEDEDEGESEEKRDAEAPNISLSQHMTTEADGDHCGGSQAHNLLAPLSDSDDTTSHSPDTDDEDSKADMTCHTDNTRWKCSQCDKTFVDKRNLIRHRRRHTGEKPLACSVCGKIFSKQSDLKVHTRVHTGEKPFPCSLCDKRFSIKGNLIAHTRVHTGEKPFACSLCGKRFSIKCHLKTHTRVHTGEKPFACSLCGKRFSIESHLKRHTQVHTGEKPFACLLCGKRFSIKYYLKRHTRVHTGEKPFECSLCGKRFPTKSGLQKHTRIHT